In the genome of Halobacterium noricense, one region contains:
- a CDS encoding zinc-dependent metalloprotease — protein MTLFESARAVAGASGTGAIDWDAVAEAAKAATDPGDLDLSEAEAEAYAADVRDARQQLRNVSGLDFDVPETVEIQNRHHWVDANVETFRRAFEPLNQRASYLPGVARSLNTATTAGALAFVSRHVLGQYDPLLLADAVEETSASSRTQSDDTSDHALYFVHPNVVAAADNLDVAFPRFRRWIAFHEVTHAAEFGAAPWLADHLEDRLEAGVAALAEGEVEREAFAELHVAMTAVEGYAELLMDEAFDGEYADLRAKLDARRRGGSPLTKLVKRALGLQLKREQYERGREFFEAVAADRGLAGASRVWDSPEYLPTDAELDAPRAWLARVPATSDETAE, from the coding sequence CTATCGACTGGGACGCCGTCGCCGAGGCCGCGAAGGCCGCCACCGACCCCGGCGACCTCGACCTCTCCGAGGCTGAGGCCGAAGCGTACGCCGCCGACGTCCGTGACGCCCGCCAGCAGCTCCGCAACGTCTCCGGGCTCGACTTCGACGTCCCCGAGACCGTCGAGATTCAGAACCGCCACCACTGGGTCGACGCCAACGTCGAGACGTTCAGGCGCGCGTTCGAGCCGCTGAACCAGCGCGCCAGCTACCTCCCCGGCGTCGCGCGGTCGCTGAACACGGCGACCACAGCGGGCGCGCTCGCGTTCGTCTCCCGGCACGTTCTCGGACAGTACGACCCGCTCCTGCTGGCCGACGCCGTCGAGGAAACCTCGGCGAGCAGTCGGACGCAGTCCGACGATACGTCCGACCACGCGCTCTACTTCGTCCACCCGAACGTCGTCGCGGCCGCCGACAATCTCGACGTCGCGTTCCCGCGGTTCCGGCGCTGGATTGCGTTCCACGAGGTCACCCACGCCGCGGAGTTCGGTGCCGCGCCGTGGCTCGCCGACCACCTCGAAGACCGCCTCGAAGCCGGCGTCGCCGCGCTCGCCGAGGGCGAGGTCGAACGCGAGGCCTTCGCGGAGTTGCACGTCGCGATGACCGCCGTCGAGGGGTACGCGGAGCTGTTGATGGACGAGGCGTTCGACGGCGAGTACGCCGACCTCCGCGCGAAACTCGACGCGCGCCGCCGTGGCGGCAGCCCGCTGACGAAGCTCGTCAAGCGTGCGCTCGGCCTCCAGTTGAAGCGCGAGCAGTACGAGCGCGGCCGCGAGTTCTTCGAAGCGGTCGCCGCCGACCGCGGGCTCGCCGGCGCCAGCCGCGTCTGGGACAGTCCCGAGTACCTCCCGACGGACGCGGAACTCGACGCGCCCCGCGCGTGGCTCGCTCGCGTCCCCGCAACGTCGGACGAGACTGCCGAGTAG
- a CDS encoding glycine zipper 2TM domain-containing protein, whose protein sequence is MSRLKRVFSRAKYAAIGAAVGGALGGIVSRNAASTAAGVGALAGAIVGEKRVDVGTIVDDVKDRKPDTEVVSRSSDD, encoded by the coding sequence ATGAGCCGACTCAAGCGAGTGTTCAGTCGTGCGAAGTACGCAGCCATCGGTGCCGCCGTCGGCGGTGCGCTTGGCGGTATCGTCAGCCGGAACGCAGCGAGCACAGCGGCGGGCGTCGGTGCGCTCGCGGGCGCAATCGTCGGCGAGAAGCGCGTTGACGTCGGCACAATAGTCGACGACGTCAAGGACCGGAAACCCGACACCGAAGTCGTCTCGCGCTCCAGCGACGACTAA
- a CDS encoding 50S ribosomal protein L21e gives MPSSNGPLNSTREKLSNDPRDRGTSPPQRAIAEYDEGQKVHLKTDPSTANGRFHPRFDGLTGEVLGKQGDAFKVEINDNGKDKVVIAAAAHLRAQQD, from the coding sequence ATGCCGAGCTCCAACGGACCCCTCAACAGCACCCGCGAGAAGCTCTCGAACGACCCCCGCGACCGCGGCACGTCCCCGCCCCAGCGCGCAATCGCCGAGTACGACGAAGGGCAGAAAGTCCACCTCAAGACCGACCCGAGCACGGCGAACGGTCGCTTCCACCCGCGATTCGACGGCCTCACCGGCGAAGTCCTCGGGAAGCAGGGCGACGCGTTCAAGGTCGAAATCAACGACAACGGTAAGGACAAGGTCGTCATCGCGGCGGCAGCGCACCTCCGCGCACAGCAGGACTAG
- a CDS encoding RNA polymerase Rpb4 family protein: MTIFKETLDEEFLTVSEAKELLTDVEAERAAEEDRELRFELARAVEHVNRFAILEPEESRELVEDLLALEHVSDESVAYKIADLLPRTRTELRAVFAQERYALSGDELDDILDVVAKYA, translated from the coding sequence ATGACCATCTTCAAGGAAACGCTCGACGAGGAGTTCCTCACTGTCTCCGAGGCGAAGGAGCTGCTGACCGACGTCGAAGCCGAGCGCGCCGCCGAGGAGGACCGCGAACTCCGCTTCGAGCTGGCGCGAGCGGTCGAGCACGTCAACCGGTTCGCCATCCTCGAACCGGAGGAGTCCCGCGAACTCGTCGAGGACCTGCTCGCCCTCGAACACGTCAGCGACGAGTCCGTCGCGTACAAGATTGCCGACCTGCTCCCGCGAACCCGTACGGAACTGCGTGCGGTGTTCGCGCAGGAACGCTACGCGCTTTCGGGCGACGAACTCGACGACATTCTCGACGTCGTCGCGAAATACGCCTAA
- a CDS encoding DUF655 domain-containing protein → MSESSSTEDEEYAVVLDFLAHGRSNGGRGYGDGALAYAVSTDRFVLYELSLEADADISILDRVRIRPDFEAGIERGHVVDYDDLSDGARSELDYVVEDVVEANEQRFVDFYNEAQPISLRLHQLNLLPGIGDKLRDNVLDERKRNGPFESFEDVEERVDGLHNPEEIIVERILDEMREDDLKYQNFVQA, encoded by the coding sequence ATGAGTGAATCGTCTTCGACCGAGGACGAAGAGTACGCTGTCGTCCTCGACTTCCTCGCGCACGGCCGCTCGAACGGCGGCCGCGGCTACGGCGACGGCGCGCTCGCGTACGCCGTCTCTACTGACCGGTTCGTCCTCTACGAACTGAGCCTCGAAGCGGACGCGGACATCTCGATTCTGGACCGCGTGCGCATCCGCCCCGACTTCGAGGCGGGCATCGAGCGCGGGCACGTCGTCGACTACGACGACCTCTCGGACGGCGCGCGCTCCGAACTCGACTACGTCGTCGAGGACGTCGTCGAAGCCAACGAGCAGCGCTTCGTGGACTTCTACAACGAAGCCCAGCCCATCTCCCTGCGCCTCCACCAGTTGAACCTCCTGCCGGGCATCGGCGACAAGCTCCGGGACAACGTCCTCGACGAGCGCAAGCGCAACGGTCCCTTCGAGAGCTTCGAGGACGTCGAGGAGCGCGTCGACGGCCTCCACAACCCCGAGGAGATCATCGTCGAGCGCATCCTCGACGAGATGCGCGAGGACGACCTGAAGTACCAGAACTTCGTGCAGGCGTAG
- a CDS encoding 16S ribosomal RNA methyltransferase A — protein sequence MSDSRDPDALIRRAGRPDPERDQHFLVDDRVLDRIPTYAESFDRSHVLEIGAGTGALTDRLLEHADHVTTVERDRGYAQFLREEFSEEIAADRLTVVQGDALDVEFPEYTCCISNLPYGVSSEVTFRLLPEHEPAVLMYQLEFAERMAAEPGTSDYGRLSVATQHYAHVELVETVPPEAFEPQPRVESAVVRLTPREPDYEVADEQFFFGFVKALFTQRRKTVRNAIRNTGHISGLDDPDAVVDAVEEAVLSKRPGDLAPGTFAALANVALGIQEGGTP from the coding sequence ATGAGTGATTCGCGGGACCCGGACGCGCTGATTCGGCGCGCCGGCCGGCCCGACCCCGAGCGCGACCAGCACTTCCTCGTCGACGACCGCGTCCTCGACCGGATTCCGACGTACGCGGAGTCGTTCGACCGGTCGCACGTGCTCGAAATCGGTGCGGGGACGGGCGCACTCACCGATAGGCTGCTAGAGCACGCCGACCACGTCACGACGGTCGAACGCGACCGCGGGTACGCCCAGTTCCTCCGCGAGGAGTTTAGCGAGGAAATCGCGGCCGACCGCCTCACCGTCGTGCAGGGCGACGCCCTCGACGTGGAGTTCCCCGAGTACACTTGCTGCATCTCGAATCTCCCCTACGGCGTCTCCAGCGAAGTCACGTTCCGGCTGCTGCCCGAGCACGAGCCCGCCGTCCTGATGTACCAACTGGAGTTCGCCGAGCGGATGGCCGCCGAACCCGGCACGAGCGACTACGGCCGGCTGTCGGTCGCCACCCAGCATTACGCGCACGTCGAACTCGTCGAGACCGTCCCCCCAGAAGCGTTCGAGCCACAGCCGCGCGTCGAGAGCGCGGTGGTACGGTTGACGCCCCGCGAGCCCGACTACGAGGTCGCCGACGAGCAGTTCTTCTTCGGCTTCGTGAAGGCGCTGTTCACGCAGCGCCGCAAAACCGTGCGCAACGCCATCCGGAACACCGGCCACATCTCGGGGCTGGACGACCCGGACGCGGTCGTTGACGCCGTCGAGGAGGCCGTGCTCTCGAAGCGGCCCGGCGACCTCGCGCCGGGGACGTTCGCGGCGCTGGCGAACGTCGCGCTCGGCATCCAGGAGGGTGGCACACCGTGA
- a CDS encoding mechanosensitive ion channel family protein, which produces MSAPEFVDVAVNDLSTAQRVVVTAVSMAALVAAILFSRRESTRRESRLSTVVAAVGALAVVVAATVLVVVAWDAETIAWAAVASFQVQATMLVRTFLTVMFLVGVYAGTGVIHRAVSRFVKRTEGVSDHQAEITYRIIQISVYVVALVVVLNLWGIKLGGLLIGAGFAGIVLGMAARQTLGAVIAGLVLMFSRPFEIGDWVKIGDKDGIVTDITIVNTRLQTFDGEYVMLPNDLVGSDEVVNRSRKGRLRIHVEVGIDYTADVDEAMDLAKEAMNDVDDILTVPRPQVVLKEFGDSAVVLDLRFWIDKPSARRMWRAQTAVISAVKSAFDEAGVKIPFPQREVSGRAETGGFRVREQPTVETTEPEEADQHGSAVRKDTADGDAEDADKDADDADDAEEGDETDE; this is translated from the coding sequence GTGAGCGCGCCGGAGTTCGTGGACGTCGCGGTAAACGACCTCTCGACCGCTCAGCGGGTGGTCGTGACCGCAGTCTCGATGGCCGCGCTCGTCGCCGCCATCCTGTTCTCGCGGCGCGAGTCCACGCGTCGGGAGTCGCGGCTGTCGACGGTCGTCGCTGCTGTCGGCGCGCTCGCCGTGGTCGTCGCGGCGACCGTCCTCGTGGTCGTCGCGTGGGACGCGGAGACGATTGCGTGGGCAGCCGTCGCGAGCTTCCAAGTGCAGGCGACGATGCTCGTCCGCACGTTTCTCACCGTGATGTTCCTCGTCGGCGTGTACGCCGGCACGGGGGTCATCCACCGCGCAGTCAGCCGGTTCGTCAAGCGCACGGAGGGCGTCAGCGACCACCAGGCCGAAATCACCTACCGCATCATCCAGATTTCGGTGTACGTCGTCGCGCTGGTCGTCGTCCTCAACCTCTGGGGCATCAAGCTCGGTGGCCTGCTCATCGGGGCGGGGTTCGCCGGCATCGTGCTCGGGATGGCCGCCCGGCAGACGCTGGGCGCGGTCATCGCGGGGCTCGTGTTGATGTTCTCGCGGCCGTTCGAAATTGGGGACTGGGTGAAAATCGGCGACAAGGACGGCATCGTCACGGACATCACCATCGTGAACACGCGGCTGCAGACGTTCGACGGCGAGTACGTGATGTTACCCAACGACCTTGTGGGGTCAGACGAGGTCGTGAACCGGTCGCGGAAGGGCCGGCTGCGCATCCACGTGGAAGTCGGCATCGACTACACCGCGGACGTCGACGAGGCGATGGACCTCGCGAAGGAGGCGATGAACGACGTCGACGACATCCTCACGGTGCCGCGGCCACAGGTCGTGTTGAAGGAGTTCGGGGATTCGGCAGTCGTCCTCGACCTCCGATTTTGGATAGACAAGCCGAGCGCGCGGCGGATGTGGCGCGCGCAGACCGCGGTCATCTCCGCGGTGAAGTCGGCGTTCGACGAGGCGGGCGTGAAGATTCCGTTCCCGCAGCGGGAGGTCTCCGGGCGCGCCGAGACCGGCGGGTTCCGGGTGCGCGAGCAGCCGACCGTGGAGACGACCGAGCCCGAGGAAGCCGACCAGCACGGGTCGGCAGTTCGGAAGGACACCGCGGACGGCGACGCCGAAGACGCAGATAAAGATGCCGACGACGCGGACGACGCCGAGGAGGGTGACGAGACGGATGAGTGA
- a CDS encoding HemK2/MTQ2 family protein methyltransferase, with translation MSDDLASRRGTETTVYQPAEDSLLLAEAAVAEVDSRARVLEVGTGSGYVAATVADEVGASVVGSDLNPYACAQAHDRGVPVVRADLVSPFRDDVFDVVLFNPPYLPRDEDAARDDWMEVALSGGETGREVVEPFLDDVGRVLAPDGFVLLLVSTLTGVEEVVEYAGDRGFSAAAVREESHSFETLTVLKLWNN, from the coding sequence ATGAGTGACGACCTCGCTAGCCGTCGCGGCACGGAGACGACAGTCTACCAGCCCGCGGAGGACTCGCTGCTGCTCGCGGAGGCCGCGGTGGCGGAGGTCGACTCGCGGGCGCGCGTTCTCGAAGTCGGTACTGGGTCTGGGTACGTGGCAGCAACGGTCGCCGACGAGGTCGGCGCGAGCGTGGTCGGATCGGACCTGAACCCGTACGCGTGCGCGCAGGCCCACGACCGCGGCGTGCCGGTGGTTCGAGCGGACCTCGTCTCGCCGTTCCGCGACGACGTCTTCGACGTGGTGTTGTTCAACCCGCCGTACCTGCCGCGGGACGAGGACGCCGCGCGAGACGACTGGATGGAGGTCGCGCTCTCGGGTGGAGAGACGGGCCGCGAGGTCGTGGAGCCGTTCCTCGACGACGTGGGCCGCGTGCTCGCTCCGGACGGCTTCGTTCTGTTGCTCGTGAGCACGCTGACGGGCGTCGAGGAAGTCGTGGAGTACGCCGGCGACCGCGGGTTCTCGGCGGCGGCGGTCCGCGAGGAGTCGCACTCCTTCGAGACGCTGACCGTCCTCAAGCTCTGGAATAACTGA
- a CDS encoding 5-methyltetrahydropteroyltriglutamate--homocysteine methyltransferase gives MNRIATTPGLFPLPDDAKETLSDLKGHQKHDLVSGDEGPEIEAAYDEVREELVDLQRDAGLDRVVEGQARWDDMLAHPLTVHENVETGGIVRYYDNNNFYRDPIVAGELTFSGDLAADLETASELTDDLQAVVPGPYSLSELATDEYYGDDEQFLAAVADFLAGEVEAFPEVETVFVLEPSLVTNPPEEGEDERASEAIDTVADAADADVVAHTYWGALEEKVHAHLLDAGVDAIGYDFVTNHEDNLYNVTEYGTKDSVALGVVDGQNTLVESPETIRDRVDWFRDSVPDAIEFDDAYVTANTGLFYLPVNRFEQKLQALADATREVTA, from the coding sequence ATGAATCGAATCGCGACGACACCCGGCCTGTTTCCCCTCCCCGACGACGCCAAAGAGACGTTGTCGGACCTGAAGGGGCACCAGAAGCACGACCTCGTCAGTGGCGACGAGGGCCCCGAAATCGAAGCCGCCTACGACGAGGTCCGCGAGGAACTCGTCGACCTCCAGCGCGACGCCGGCCTCGACCGCGTGGTCGAAGGCCAGGCCCGTTGGGACGACATGTTGGCCCACCCCTTGACTGTCCACGAGAACGTCGAGACGGGCGGCATCGTCCGCTACTACGACAACAACAACTTCTACCGCGACCCCATCGTGGCGGGCGAACTCACGTTCTCCGGCGACCTCGCCGCAGACCTCGAAACCGCGAGTGAACTCACCGACGACCTGCAGGCCGTCGTCCCCGGCCCGTACTCGCTGTCGGAGCTCGCGACCGACGAGTACTACGGCGACGACGAGCAGTTCCTCGCTGCCGTCGCGGACTTCCTCGCGGGCGAAGTCGAAGCGTTCCCGGAGGTCGAGACCGTCTTCGTCCTCGAACCGTCGCTGGTGACGAACCCGCCCGAGGAGGGCGAGGACGAGCGCGCCAGCGAGGCCATCGACACCGTCGCCGACGCCGCGGACGCCGACGTCGTCGCACACACCTACTGGGGAGCCCTCGAAGAGAAAGTCCACGCCCACCTCCTCGACGCCGGCGTCGACGCCATCGGCTACGACTTCGTCACGAACCACGAGGACAACCTCTACAACGTCACCGAGTACGGCACCAAGGACTCGGTCGCGCTAGGTGTCGTCGACGGCCAGAACACGCTGGTGGAGTCCCCGGAGACGATTCGGGACCGTGTGGACTGGTTCCGCGACTCCGTGCCGGACGCCATCGAGTTCGACGACGCGTACGTCACCGCGAACACGGGGCTGTTCTACCTGCCCGTGAACCGCTTCGAGCAGAAACTGCAGGCGCTCGCCGACGCCACCCGCGAGGTGACAGCATGA
- a CDS encoding methionine synthase, producing the protein MSSNREQFRPDGHDNDHFLLTTVVGSYPKPKWLDRANDLYEESVATESQRDEGGETAGVADFGDEELAEAEDDAARLITEEHERAGLDVVVDGEMRRNEMVEFFADRIEGYEFNGPVKVWGHNYFDKPSVVSDVAYDETWLVDEYEFTASVADSPVKVPITGPYTLASWSFNEAYDGDDELAYDLADLVNEEIEKLVDAGARYIQIDEPALATTPDDHAIVDECLERIAAGIPDDVRIGLHVCYGDYSRIYPEILEFPVDEFDLELANGDYEQLDVFMDPDFSKDLALGVIDAHVAEVESVEEIEANIRKGLEVVPPERLTVSPDCGVKLLPREVAYGKMANLVEAARNVEADLDDGSIDVPAAPADD; encoded by the coding sequence ATGAGCTCGAACCGCGAGCAGTTCCGCCCCGACGGTCACGACAACGACCACTTCCTGCTGACGACCGTCGTCGGCTCGTACCCGAAGCCGAAGTGGCTCGACCGTGCGAACGACCTCTACGAGGAAAGCGTTGCGACGGAGTCGCAACGAGACGAAGGCGGTGAAACCGCCGGAGTAGCCGACTTCGGCGACGAGGAACTCGCCGAAGCCGAGGACGACGCCGCCCGGCTCATCACCGAAGAACACGAGCGCGCCGGCCTCGACGTGGTCGTGGACGGCGAGATGCGGCGCAACGAGATGGTGGAGTTCTTCGCCGACCGCATCGAGGGCTACGAGTTCAACGGCCCGGTCAAAGTCTGGGGGCACAACTACTTCGACAAGCCCAGCGTCGTCAGCGACGTCGCCTACGACGAGACGTGGCTCGTCGACGAGTACGAGTTCACCGCCAGCGTCGCCGACAGCCCGGTGAAGGTTCCGATTACGGGGCCGTACACGCTCGCGTCCTGGAGCTTCAACGAGGCCTACGACGGCGACGACGAACTCGCCTACGACCTCGCGGACCTCGTCAACGAGGAAATCGAGAAGCTCGTCGACGCCGGCGCGCGCTACATCCAAATCGACGAGCCCGCGCTCGCGACGACCCCGGACGACCACGCCATCGTCGACGAGTGCCTCGAACGCATCGCCGCCGGCATCCCCGACGACGTCCGCATCGGGCTGCACGTCTGCTACGGCGACTACTCGCGCATCTACCCCGAGATTCTGGAGTTCCCCGTCGACGAGTTCGACCTCGAACTCGCGAACGGCGACTACGAGCAACTGGACGTGTTCATGGACCCTGACTTCTCGAAAGACCTCGCGCTCGGCGTCATCGACGCCCACGTCGCCGAGGTCGAGTCCGTCGAAGAAATCGAGGCGAACATCCGGAAGGGCCTGGAGGTCGTCCCGCCGGAGCGGCTCACTGTCAGCCCCGACTGCGGTGTGAAACTGCTCCCCCGAGAGGTCGCCTACGGGAAGATGGCGAACCTCGTGGAAGCCGCGCGCAACGTCGAAGCCGACCTCGACGACGGTAGCATCGACGTCCCGGCCGCGCCCGCCGACGACTGA
- a CDS encoding potassium channel family protein, giving the protein MSSSPRVVVAGGGRVGVQTAASLRERGHTVILVEGDEARAAAVTDENVATVVNGDATQPSVLEQADLDEAHAVAAVTGDPGTNLAVCLVAQRLATDVFTLARIDDETQTEYTEYVDAAVLPQQPTANRVVDLLVGGGVRTFSGADGGFALLELGVAEDATVAGHTLDEVGLPEGCQVVGSSTHGQLAEPALEFQPGDRYLVAADTGTVDELRALFRE; this is encoded by the coding sequence ATGTCGAGTAGTCCCCGAGTTGTCGTCGCCGGTGGCGGTCGCGTCGGCGTGCAGACGGCTGCGAGCCTCCGCGAACGCGGTCATACGGTCATCCTCGTCGAAGGGGACGAAGCCCGCGCCGCAGCGGTCACCGACGAGAACGTCGCGACCGTCGTCAACGGCGACGCGACGCAGCCGTCGGTGCTCGAACAGGCTGACCTCGACGAGGCGCACGCGGTCGCCGCGGTGACCGGCGACCCCGGGACGAACCTCGCAGTCTGTCTGGTCGCCCAGCGCCTCGCCACGGACGTCTTCACCCTCGCACGCATCGACGACGAGACCCAGACGGAGTACACGGAGTACGTCGACGCCGCGGTGCTCCCCCAGCAGCCGACCGCGAACCGGGTCGTCGACCTGCTCGTCGGCGGCGGCGTGCGGACGTTCTCGGGGGCCGACGGCGGCTTCGCCCTCCTCGAACTCGGCGTCGCCGAGGACGCCACCGTCGCTGGCCACACGCTCGACGAGGTCGGGCTCCCGGAGGGCTGTCAGGTGGTCGGCTCCTCCACCCACGGCCAGCTCGCCGAGCCCGCCCTCGAATTCCAGCCCGGGGACCGCTACCTCGTCGCCGCCGACACCGGCACCGTCGACGAACTGCGCGCGCTCTTCCGGGAGTGA
- a CDS encoding APC family permease, which yields MSADHADQTGELGLLAATAIGAGTMIAAGVFVLSGLAVANVGAVAVVAFVLAALVGSVTALAYAEFATVYPENGGAYTYVSHALEGEWPYLVGWAMSLGYPASAAFYMVSFSRWTERFLYGIFGVPAWLPGWTLGLAVFVGIVALNVLGTKETGVFQIAVTVLKVALIVVFLYGGLRAWQTDVVVASFADHATAFGETLSTAALVFITFFGFEAIATNAGEIRDPERTVPRAIFLSIGIVVTLYVLVVLSVVLAVNDAAFVEFLVANTDLAAAANVRAFLAANGDLVMGQAAWYFLGRIGFYVVVAGALFSMVSATNATVMAGSRVEQAMARRDQLPGGLADRHHRFGTPYRAVLLTGAFGAVFFLAFGVLFAQSSPLPAGAPLVGALGVEALAHFADFMLLAGLVGVNVALVYSRRKRPDVERRFRVPLVPWLPAIGALSTLVLLVNVRVESLVLGVLAVAVGVVLQQLGVTKGKQRSEHRGYE from the coding sequence ATGAGCGCGGACCACGCCGACCAGACCGGCGAACTCGGACTGCTCGCCGCGACCGCCATCGGCGCCGGCACGATGATCGCCGCCGGCGTGTTCGTGCTCTCCGGGCTGGCCGTCGCGAACGTCGGCGCGGTCGCGGTCGTCGCGTTCGTGCTCGCGGCGCTGGTCGGCTCCGTCACCGCGCTGGCGTACGCCGAGTTCGCCACCGTCTACCCCGAGAACGGCGGCGCGTACACGTACGTCTCCCACGCCCTCGAAGGCGAGTGGCCGTACCTCGTCGGCTGGGCGATGAGTCTCGGCTACCCCGCCAGCGCGGCGTTCTACATGGTGAGCTTCTCCCGGTGGACCGAGCGATTCCTCTACGGCATCTTCGGCGTCCCCGCGTGGCTGCCCGGCTGGACGCTCGGGCTCGCGGTGTTCGTCGGCATCGTCGCGCTGAACGTCCTCGGCACGAAGGAGACCGGCGTCTTCCAAATCGCCGTCACGGTTCTCAAGGTCGCGCTCATCGTGGTGTTCCTCTACGGCGGCCTGCGAGCGTGGCAGACCGACGTGGTCGTCGCCTCGTTCGCCGACCACGCCACCGCGTTCGGGGAGACGCTGTCGACGGCCGCGCTCGTGTTCATCACGTTCTTCGGGTTCGAGGCAATCGCCACCAACGCCGGCGAAATCCGGGACCCCGAGCGGACCGTCCCGCGCGCCATCTTCCTCAGCATCGGCATCGTCGTCACGCTGTACGTGCTCGTCGTGCTGTCGGTCGTGCTCGCCGTCAACGACGCCGCGTTCGTGGAGTTCCTCGTCGCGAACACGGACCTGGCGGCCGCCGCAAACGTGCGCGCGTTCCTCGCCGCCAACGGCGACCTCGTGATGGGACAGGCCGCGTGGTACTTCCTCGGCCGCATCGGGTTCTACGTCGTCGTCGCGGGCGCGCTGTTCTCGATGGTCTCCGCGACGAACGCCACCGTCATGGCGGGCTCGCGCGTCGAGCAAGCGATGGCGCGCCGCGACCAACTCCCCGGCGGGCTCGCAGACCGTCACCACCGCTTCGGCACGCCGTACCGCGCGGTCCTGCTCACGGGCGCGTTCGGTGCCGTGTTCTTCCTCGCGTTCGGCGTCCTGTTCGCCCAGTCGTCGCCGCTGCCCGCCGGCGCACCGCTGGTCGGTGCGCTCGGCGTCGAGGCGCTCGCGCACTTCGCGGACTTCATGCTGCTCGCCGGGCTGGTCGGTGTCAACGTCGCCCTCGTCTACTCGCGGCGCAAACGGCCGGACGTCGAGCGGCGCTTCCGCGTGCCGCTGGTGCCGTGGCTCCCGGCGATCGGCGCACTCAGTACGCTCGTGCTCCTCGTGAACGTCCGCGTCGAGAGCCTCGTGCTCGGCGTGCTCGCGGTCGCCGTCGGCGTCGTACTCCAGCAACTCGGCGTGACGAAGGGGAAACAGCGTAGCGAGCACCGCGGCTACGAGTGA
- the ndk gene encoding nucleoside-diphosphate kinase, whose protein sequence is MSHHDERTFVMVKPDGVQRSLIGDVVSRLEAKGLKMVGGKFMQISEELAHEHYGEHEGKPFFEGLVEFITSGPVFAMVWEGADATRQVRRMMGATDPQEAAPGTIRGDYGNDLGQNIIHGSDHEDPGANEREIALFFDEDELVDYELDAATWVYEDAGDH, encoded by the coding sequence ATGAGCCACCACGACGAGCGAACCTTCGTGATGGTCAAGCCCGACGGCGTCCAGCGCAGCCTCATCGGCGACGTCGTCTCGCGGCTCGAAGCCAAGGGCCTGAAGATGGTTGGCGGGAAATTCATGCAGATTAGCGAGGAGCTCGCCCACGAGCACTACGGCGAACACGAAGGGAAGCCGTTCTTCGAGGGTCTCGTGGAGTTCATCACCTCGGGCCCCGTGTTCGCGATGGTCTGGGAGGGCGCGGACGCCACCCGCCAGGTCCGTCGCATGATGGGTGCCACGGACCCGCAGGAAGCGGCCCCGGGCACCATCCGCGGTGACTACGGTAACGACCTCGGGCAGAACATCATCCACGGCAGCGACCACGAAGACCCCGGCGCGAACGAGCGCGAAATCGCGCTGTTCTTCGACGAGGACGAACTCGTCGACTACGAACTCGACGCGGCGACGTGGGTCTACGAAGACGCCGGCGACCACTAA
- a CDS encoding 50S ribosomal protein L24e — translation MVQTRTCDYCGDDIEPGTGTMFVHNDGSTTHFCSAKCEKNADLGREPRDVEWTEEEAEVEE, via the coding sequence ATGGTCCAGACACGCACCTGTGACTACTGTGGCGACGACATCGAACCCGGTACGGGGACGATGTTCGTCCACAACGACGGCAGCACAACTCACTTCTGCTCCGCGAAGTGCGAGAAGAACGCGGACCTCGGTCGCGAACCGCGCGACGTCGAGTGGACCGAGGAAGAGGCAGAGGTCGAAGAATAG
- a CDS encoding 30S ribosomal protein S28e — protein sequence MSAEETEEEGSTPAEVIEVVGKTGMHGEAMQVKCRIQEGSNQGRIITRNVLGPVRVGDVLQLKETAREADSIGGR from the coding sequence ATGAGTGCAGAGGAAACTGAAGAAGAGGGCTCCACGCCCGCCGAAGTCATCGAGGTCGTCGGGAAGACCGGGATGCACGGCGAGGCGATGCAGGTGAAGTGCCGCATTCAAGAGGGCTCCAACCAGGGACGCATCATCACGCGAAACGTCCTCGGTCCCGTCCGCGTGGGCGACGTCCTCCAGCTCAAGGAGACGGCCCGCGAGGCGGACTCCATCGGTGGTCGGTAA